One window from the genome of Xenorhabdus bovienii SS-2004 encodes:
- a CDS encoding DUF927 domain-containing protein codes for MIPKNLNYRGTVLITVLNNEAAARNDGFMPIDEIGQSSNPKEIANSAYSLFNGVGKIQGKREGGNRAVIRWKIAALSTGEEDLETFLIKGGITPKAGQLVRLLSVPFIDTECFNGYEDGDSHARAIKRESKRYCGAAGRAWVQWLSVNQEQVIEVTARKEKEWLDGLPEEASAQVKRVAVRFALLDAAGELAIHITGWSKEASHAAIKQSFDDWLADFGIGNREKYQVITRTRDFIQKYGLSRFQPYTYGRPNGDIDTSHSMRISDLAGYLVHNRRNDGQTEYHIIPSVFEAEILQGLQKKSGFEALEEAGMLVKAEKDRFISKTISVNGTQGRFVVLIFRDED; via the coding sequence GTGATCCCGAAGAACTTAAATTATCGTGGCACGGTACTAATCACGGTTTTAAATAATGAAGCCGCTGCTCGTAATGATGGTTTCATGCCCATTGACGAAATCGGACAAAGTTCGAATCCGAAAGAAATCGCTAACAGTGCCTATAGCCTGTTTAACGGTGTCGGAAAAATTCAGGGGAAACGGGAAGGTGGGAACCGTGCGGTGATCCGCTGGAAAATTGCCGCCCTTTCAACAGGCGAGGAAGATTTAGAAACGTTCCTGATAAAAGGTGGGATCACCCCAAAAGCCGGGCAGCTTGTCAGGTTGCTCAGTGTGCCCTTTATTGATACGGAATGTTTCAATGGCTATGAGGATGGTGATTCTCATGCAAGAGCCATCAAACGTGAATCCAAACGCTATTGTGGTGCAGCGGGTCGGGCATGGGTTCAATGGTTGTCTGTAAATCAGGAGCAGGTAATCGAAGTAACCGCCCGTAAAGAAAAAGAGTGGCTTGATGGCCTGCCAGAAGAAGCCTCAGCCCAAGTCAAGCGCGTTGCTGTTCGTTTCGCGTTACTGGATGCTGCCGGAGAGCTGGCAATCCATATTACCGGCTGGAGTAAAGAAGCGAGTCATGCGGCGATAAAGCAAAGTTTCGATGATTGGTTAGCTGATTTTGGCATCGGAAATCGGGAAAAATATCAGGTTATCACCCGTACTCGTGACTTTATCCAAAAATACGGGCTTTCACGCTTCCAACCTTATACCTACGGCAGGCCAAATGGTGATATTGATACATCACACTCCATGAGAATTAGCGATCTTGCCGGGTATCTGGTGCATAACCGTCGTAATGATGGGCAAACGGAATACCACATTATTCCCAGTGTATTTGAAGCAGAGATATTGCAGGGATTACAGAAGAAATCCGGTTTTGAGGCCTTAGAAGAAGCCGGAATGCTGGTTAAAGCGGAAAAAGATCGCTTTATCAGCAAAACCATTTCAGTAAACGGCACTCAGGGGCGATTTGTGGTGCTGATTTTCAGGGATGAAGATTGA
- a CDS encoding DUF927 domain-containing protein: MADTQHNQTRPKFTSLDKSSSQKPFEFIQTVKQSAMYHWENLLPACGIDIPAKGKHSACPVCGGTDRFHFIDDHHHGNWHCRQCDLPNYGDGLDLVAKTNRISVLEAAKIVANVLALPLSELKPAKETTYPVQPIAERVAALMAQTVAGQSPYLTAKGLHCPNQRLLSDNSAVLRLATLDEKVTGAQIIKPDGEKKLLSGSQKKGSFIALSELKDNPDTVTITEGYATALTVNQFYKGTILAALDAGNLLSVAKAVRERWPDTKIILAADNDWHHPDELDKNGNPKVNIGKISAEKVALAVNGWVTLPSTEYKADWDDYRQQHGIESAKQTFSNGLYQVVENVAVSKSVTANSDEYREKEYDPLKPHIDIRKNGIYWVEPKEQGGKIVEVEKWLSDYMEIVGIGNDGSEGYLIIKLHQEGTGKCIIEALPRREIGMPVGWARLRSRGMNITVKNSLLPVLAEHLQRSGDRREWIVTQKAGWHCGAYVMPDGEIIGQPYMPVAFSGGTSAIAGYVVRGTAEDWKMHVASLLKGNRSMMLGVLVGLSAPLNSLTGGSCFGVHSFAQSSAGKTTTVEAASSLYGDPEELKLSWHGTNHGFK; this comes from the coding sequence ATGGCTGATACACAGCATAACCAAACTCGTCCTAAATTTACATCTTTGGATAAATCAAGCAGCCAAAAACCGTTCGAATTTATCCAAACCGTGAAGCAATCCGCTATGTACCATTGGGAAAATCTGTTGCCTGCCTGTGGTATCGATATTCCTGCAAAGGGTAAACATAGCGCTTGCCCTGTCTGCGGCGGCACCGACCGTTTTCACTTTATTGATGACCACCATCACGGCAACTGGCACTGTCGCCAGTGTGATCTTCCGAACTACGGAGATGGATTGGATTTAGTAGCAAAAACCAACCGTATCTCAGTTCTTGAGGCTGCTAAGATTGTTGCTAACGTACTGGCATTACCTTTGTCAGAACTCAAACCAGCCAAAGAAACCACTTATCCAGTACAGCCAATTGCCGAAAGAGTCGCGGCACTGATGGCTCAAACTGTTGCTGGGCAGTCTCCCTATCTGACCGCAAAGGGGCTGCATTGCCCTAATCAGCGGCTGCTGTCCGATAATTCGGCAGTGTTGCGACTCGCAACATTGGACGAAAAAGTAACAGGTGCACAGATTATCAAACCTGATGGTGAGAAAAAATTACTGTCTGGCAGCCAGAAGAAAGGTTCGTTTATCGCGCTGTCTGAGCTAAAAGATAACCCGGATACGGTGACCATTACCGAGGGTTATGCTACAGCATTGACAGTTAACCAGTTCTATAAAGGTACTATTTTGGCAGCGCTAGATGCAGGCAATTTGCTTTCTGTCGCAAAAGCCGTTCGGGAGCGCTGGCCGGACACGAAAATTATTCTGGCAGCAGATAACGACTGGCATCATCCCGACGAACTGGATAAAAACGGCAACCCAAAGGTAAATATCGGCAAGATTTCAGCAGAAAAAGTTGCCCTTGCGGTTAATGGTTGGGTTACGTTGCCCTCCACGGAATACAAAGCTGACTGGGATGATTATCGTCAGCAGCATGGCATTGAGTCAGCAAAACAGACATTCAGTAATGGGTTGTATCAGGTGGTAGAGAACGTAGCGGTGTCAAAATCTGTGACCGCTAATTCAGATGAATACCGAGAGAAAGAATACGACCCGCTAAAACCCCATATCGATATTCGCAAGAACGGAATTTACTGGGTTGAACCTAAAGAGCAAGGTGGCAAAATCGTCGAAGTTGAAAAATGGTTGAGTGATTACATGGAGATAGTCGGCATTGGCAATGATGGTAGCGAAGGCTATCTCATTATTAAGCTGCATCAGGAAGGAACGGGAAAATGTATCATTGAAGCGCTTCCCCGCCGTGAAATCGGAATGCCGGTAGGCTGGGCAAGATTGCGTTCACGGGGAATGAATATCACCGTAAAAAATAGCCTATTGCCTGTTTTAGCTGAGCACCTGCAACGCAGCGGTGATCGCCGTGAATGGATTGTGACACAGAAAGCAGGCTGGCACTGCGGGGCTTATGTGATGCCGGACGGTGAAATCATCGGTCAGCCTTATATGCCTGTCGCGTTCAGTGGCGGCACATCCGCAATTGCCGGTTATGTGGTCAGAGGAACAGCCGAAGATTGGAAAATGCACGTTGCGTCATTACTGAAAGGCAACCGGTCAATGATGCTGGGCGTACTGGTGGGATTGTCTGCACCACTTAACTCACTGACAGGTGGTAGCTGCTTTGGTGTGCATTCATTCGCCCAATCCTCCGCAGGGAAAACCACCACCGTTGAGGCTGCCAGCAGCTTATACGGTGATCCCGAAGAACTTAAATTATCGTGGCACGGTACTAATCACGGTTTTAAATAA
- a CDS encoding helix-turn-helix transcriptional regulator, producing MPTITTSKKSLIRLPEVQRRTGYSKAWIYRLIKEDKFPKQVKIGPRSVAFVESEIDGWVDQRIAESRGI from the coding sequence ATGCCAACAATTACAACATCTAAAAAAAGTCTTATTCGCCTGCCAGAAGTTCAGCGCAGAACGGGCTATAGCAAGGCATGGATCTACAGGCTGATTAAAGAAGATAAATTCCCGAAACAAGTCAAAATTGGCCCTCGGTCGGTTGCGTTTGTTGAATCAGAAATTGATGGCTGGGTAGATCAACGAATTGCTGAATCTCGTGGTATTTAA